The Acipenser ruthenus chromosome 27, fAciRut3.2 maternal haplotype, whole genome shotgun sequence genome includes a window with the following:
- the LOC117432187 gene encoding serine/threonine-protein kinase 33-like isoform X2, protein MLKGEVSEAGKKMACQWIRSNSAENKVPHTRMEDEAAIQQIYIFAKKLGQGSFGVVYEATHKETGKKWAIKKVNREKAGSSAVKLLEREVSILKRVNQEHIIHLEEVFETPKRMYLVTELCEGGELKEILQRNKRFTENETRHIICSLATAIAYLHKKDIVHRDLKLENILVKSDHSNQGNEMILNIKVTDFGLAVQKGGVGSENMLQATCGTPIYMAPEVINAHDYSQQCDIWSIGVIMYMLLCGEPPFMASSEERLFELIRKGELHFTDLVWHTISNAAKNVLNCLLKVDPAHRITANELLDNPWITGDTSTPARPSNVLEMMKQFRDDPDDTECGELETDLNGLSLKSPEDKPVGSPEVAEERTSSASSNGTLELGLEAETDSGISKPSTPTKQINKKKTLTSSLSNGSVKKNGSTLKPCCTPPLGGKSSPISSIKRTGQQDKSESCSQNLGPSVRQSSFSVKGEVRKSPILPSGSSGQKSVKSAANSKTKKST, encoded by the exons ATGCTGAAGGGAGAAGTTTCAGAAGCTGGCAAGAAAATGGCCTGCCAGTGGATTCGTTCAAACAGTGCAGAAAACAAGGTGCCACATACTAGGATGGAAGATGAAGCAGCTATCCAG CAAATCTACATATTTGCAAAGAAATTAGGTCAAGGCAGCTTTGGGGTAGTTTACGAGGCCACACATAAAGAAACTGGAAAGAAATGGGCAATTAAAAAAGTGAACAGAGAAAAG GCAGGGAGCTCTGCTGTAAAGTTGCTGGAACGGGAAGTCAGCATATTAAAGCGTGTTAACCAAGAGCATATAATACACTTAGAGGAAGTGTTTGAAACACCAAAG CGGATGTACCTGGTGACAGAACTATGTGAGGGCGGAGAACTGAAAGAAATTCTTCAGAGAAATAAACGTTTCACAGAGAATGAGACCAGGCACATAATTTGCAGTTTAGCAACAGCTATTGCATATCTACACAAAAAAG ACATTGTACACCGGGACCTAAAACTAGAGAACATCTTAGTTAAAAGTGATCATAGTAATCAAGGAAACGAGATGATCCTTAATATCaag gtGACAGATTTTGGTTTAGCAGTGCAGAAAGGTGGCGTTGGCAGTGAAAATATGCTTCAGGCAACTTGTGGAACACCCATTTACATGG CTCCAGAAGTCATCAACGCTCATGACTACAGTCAGCAGTGTGACATTTGGAGTATAGGGGTTATCATGTACATGTT ATTATGTGGCGAGCCCCCCTTTATGGCAAGTTCTGAAGAAAGACTTTTTGAGCTGATCAGAAAGGGAGAGCTGCACTTCACTGATCTAGTCTGGCACACCATTAGTAATGCTG caaaaaatgtgttaaattgtCTTTTGAAGGTGGATCCAGCACACCGCATTACAGCCAATGAGTTACTTGATAATCCTTGGATCACT ggTGACACATCCACACCAGCAAGGCCTTCAAATGTGTTGGAGATGATGAAGCAGTTTAGAGATGATCCAGATGACACAGAGTGTGGAGAGCTGGAAACTGATCTGAATGGCTTATCACTGAAGTCGCCCGAGGACAAACCCGTTGGGTCTCCGGAGGTGGCAGAGGAGAGGACAAGCTCAGCGAGCAGCAATGGCACCTTAGAGCTTGGTCTCGAAGCAGAGACAGACAGCGGTATCAGCAAACCTTCCACTCCAACTAAACAG ATAAACAAAAAGAAGACTCTTACAAGTTCCTTATCAAATGGTTCAGTAAAAAAGAATGGCTCGACTCTAAAGCCCTGTTGCACT CCTCCTTTAGGTGGCAAGTCTTCCCCAATATCAAGCATAAAGCGAACAGGACAGCAGGATAAATCTGAATCCTGTTCCCAAAACCTTGGACCTTCAGTAAGGCAATCTTCCTTTTCTGTAAAAGGAGAAGTCCGCAAGTCTCCTATCCTTCCTAGTGGCAGCTCTGGACAGAAAAGCGTAAAGTCAGCGGCCAATTCTAAGACCAAAAAAAGTACATAG
- the LOC117432187 gene encoding serine/threonine-protein kinase 33-like isoform X1, which yields MVFAITSIVVAEALFLKNHCNSLAAKHMKMLKGEVSEAGKKMACQWIRSNSAENKVPHTRMEDEAAIQQIYIFAKKLGQGSFGVVYEATHKETGKKWAIKKVNREKAGSSAVKLLEREVSILKRVNQEHIIHLEEVFETPKRMYLVTELCEGGELKEILQRNKRFTENETRHIICSLATAIAYLHKKDIVHRDLKLENILVKSDHSNQGNEMILNIKVTDFGLAVQKGGVGSENMLQATCGTPIYMAPEVINAHDYSQQCDIWSIGVIMYMLLCGEPPFMASSEERLFELIRKGELHFTDLVWHTISNAAKNVLNCLLKVDPAHRITANELLDNPWITGDTSTPARPSNVLEMMKQFRDDPDDTECGELETDLNGLSLKSPEDKPVGSPEVAEERTSSASSNGTLELGLEAETDSGISKPSTPTKQINKKKTLTSSLSNGSVKKNGSTLKPCCTPPLGGKSSPISSIKRTGQQDKSESCSQNLGPSVRQSSFSVKGEVRKSPILPSGSSGQKSVKSAANSKTKKST from the exons ATGGTATTTGCAATTACCAGTATTGTTGTTGCTGAAGCCCTTTTTCTGAAGAACCATTGCAACTCACTGGCAGCAAAGCACATGAAG ATGCTGAAGGGAGAAGTTTCAGAAGCTGGCAAGAAAATGGCCTGCCAGTGGATTCGTTCAAACAGTGCAGAAAACAAGGTGCCACATACTAGGATGGAAGATGAAGCAGCTATCCAG CAAATCTACATATTTGCAAAGAAATTAGGTCAAGGCAGCTTTGGGGTAGTTTACGAGGCCACACATAAAGAAACTGGAAAGAAATGGGCAATTAAAAAAGTGAACAGAGAAAAG GCAGGGAGCTCTGCTGTAAAGTTGCTGGAACGGGAAGTCAGCATATTAAAGCGTGTTAACCAAGAGCATATAATACACTTAGAGGAAGTGTTTGAAACACCAAAG CGGATGTACCTGGTGACAGAACTATGTGAGGGCGGAGAACTGAAAGAAATTCTTCAGAGAAATAAACGTTTCACAGAGAATGAGACCAGGCACATAATTTGCAGTTTAGCAACAGCTATTGCATATCTACACAAAAAAG ACATTGTACACCGGGACCTAAAACTAGAGAACATCTTAGTTAAAAGTGATCATAGTAATCAAGGAAACGAGATGATCCTTAATATCaag gtGACAGATTTTGGTTTAGCAGTGCAGAAAGGTGGCGTTGGCAGTGAAAATATGCTTCAGGCAACTTGTGGAACACCCATTTACATGG CTCCAGAAGTCATCAACGCTCATGACTACAGTCAGCAGTGTGACATTTGGAGTATAGGGGTTATCATGTACATGTT ATTATGTGGCGAGCCCCCCTTTATGGCAAGTTCTGAAGAAAGACTTTTTGAGCTGATCAGAAAGGGAGAGCTGCACTTCACTGATCTAGTCTGGCACACCATTAGTAATGCTG caaaaaatgtgttaaattgtCTTTTGAAGGTGGATCCAGCACACCGCATTACAGCCAATGAGTTACTTGATAATCCTTGGATCACT ggTGACACATCCACACCAGCAAGGCCTTCAAATGTGTTGGAGATGATGAAGCAGTTTAGAGATGATCCAGATGACACAGAGTGTGGAGAGCTGGAAACTGATCTGAATGGCTTATCACTGAAGTCGCCCGAGGACAAACCCGTTGGGTCTCCGGAGGTGGCAGAGGAGAGGACAAGCTCAGCGAGCAGCAATGGCACCTTAGAGCTTGGTCTCGAAGCAGAGACAGACAGCGGTATCAGCAAACCTTCCACTCCAACTAAACAG ATAAACAAAAAGAAGACTCTTACAAGTTCCTTATCAAATGGTTCAGTAAAAAAGAATGGCTCGACTCTAAAGCCCTGTTGCACT CCTCCTTTAGGTGGCAAGTCTTCCCCAATATCAAGCATAAAGCGAACAGGACAGCAGGATAAATCTGAATCCTGTTCCCAAAACCTTGGACCTTCAGTAAGGCAATCTTCCTTTTCTGTAAAAGGAGAAGTCCGCAAGTCTCCTATCCTTCCTAGTGGCAGCTCTGGACAGAAAAGCGTAAAGTCAGCGGCCAATTCTAAGACCAAAAAAAGTACATAG
- the LOC117432187 gene encoding serine/threonine-protein kinase 33-like isoform X3, producing MVFAITSIVVAEALFLKNHCNSLAAKHMKMLKGEVSEAGKKMACQWIRSNSAENKVPHTRMEDEAAIQAGSSAVKLLEREVSILKRVNQEHIIHLEEVFETPKRMYLVTELCEGGELKEILQRNKRFTENETRHIICSLATAIAYLHKKDIVHRDLKLENILVKSDHSNQGNEMILNIKVTDFGLAVQKGGVGSENMLQATCGTPIYMAPEVINAHDYSQQCDIWSIGVIMYMLLCGEPPFMASSEERLFELIRKGELHFTDLVWHTISNAAKNVLNCLLKVDPAHRITANELLDNPWITGDTSTPARPSNVLEMMKQFRDDPDDTECGELETDLNGLSLKSPEDKPVGSPEVAEERTSSASSNGTLELGLEAETDSGISKPSTPTKQINKKKTLTSSLSNGSVKKNGSTLKPCCTPPLGGKSSPISSIKRTGQQDKSESCSQNLGPSVRQSSFSVKGEVRKSPILPSGSSGQKSVKSAANSKTKKST from the exons ATGGTATTTGCAATTACCAGTATTGTTGTTGCTGAAGCCCTTTTTCTGAAGAACCATTGCAACTCACTGGCAGCAAAGCACATGAAG ATGCTGAAGGGAGAAGTTTCAGAAGCTGGCAAGAAAATGGCCTGCCAGTGGATTCGTTCAAACAGTGCAGAAAACAAGGTGCCACATACTAGGATGGAAGATGAAGCAGCTATCCAG GCAGGGAGCTCTGCTGTAAAGTTGCTGGAACGGGAAGTCAGCATATTAAAGCGTGTTAACCAAGAGCATATAATACACTTAGAGGAAGTGTTTGAAACACCAAAG CGGATGTACCTGGTGACAGAACTATGTGAGGGCGGAGAACTGAAAGAAATTCTTCAGAGAAATAAACGTTTCACAGAGAATGAGACCAGGCACATAATTTGCAGTTTAGCAACAGCTATTGCATATCTACACAAAAAAG ACATTGTACACCGGGACCTAAAACTAGAGAACATCTTAGTTAAAAGTGATCATAGTAATCAAGGAAACGAGATGATCCTTAATATCaag gtGACAGATTTTGGTTTAGCAGTGCAGAAAGGTGGCGTTGGCAGTGAAAATATGCTTCAGGCAACTTGTGGAACACCCATTTACATGG CTCCAGAAGTCATCAACGCTCATGACTACAGTCAGCAGTGTGACATTTGGAGTATAGGGGTTATCATGTACATGTT ATTATGTGGCGAGCCCCCCTTTATGGCAAGTTCTGAAGAAAGACTTTTTGAGCTGATCAGAAAGGGAGAGCTGCACTTCACTGATCTAGTCTGGCACACCATTAGTAATGCTG caaaaaatgtgttaaattgtCTTTTGAAGGTGGATCCAGCACACCGCATTACAGCCAATGAGTTACTTGATAATCCTTGGATCACT ggTGACACATCCACACCAGCAAGGCCTTCAAATGTGTTGGAGATGATGAAGCAGTTTAGAGATGATCCAGATGACACAGAGTGTGGAGAGCTGGAAACTGATCTGAATGGCTTATCACTGAAGTCGCCCGAGGACAAACCCGTTGGGTCTCCGGAGGTGGCAGAGGAGAGGACAAGCTCAGCGAGCAGCAATGGCACCTTAGAGCTTGGTCTCGAAGCAGAGACAGACAGCGGTATCAGCAAACCTTCCACTCCAACTAAACAG ATAAACAAAAAGAAGACTCTTACAAGTTCCTTATCAAATGGTTCAGTAAAAAAGAATGGCTCGACTCTAAAGCCCTGTTGCACT CCTCCTTTAGGTGGCAAGTCTTCCCCAATATCAAGCATAAAGCGAACAGGACAGCAGGATAAATCTGAATCCTGTTCCCAAAACCTTGGACCTTCAGTAAGGCAATCTTCCTTTTCTGTAAAAGGAGAAGTCCGCAAGTCTCCTATCCTTCCTAGTGGCAGCTCTGGACAGAAAAGCGTAAAGTCAGCGGCCAATTCTAAGACCAAAAAAAGTACATAG
- the LOC117432187 gene encoding serine/threonine-protein kinase 33-like isoform X4 has protein sequence MVFAITSIVVAEALFLKNHCNSLAAKHMKMLKGEVSEAGKKMACQWIRSNSAENKVPHTRMEDEAAIQQIYIFAKKLGQGSFGVVYEATHKETGKKWAIKKVNREKAGSSAVKLLEREVSILKRVNQEHIIHLEEVFETPKRMYLVTELCEGGELKEILQRNKRFTENETRHIICSLATAIAYLHKKDIVHRDLKLENILVKSDHSNQGNEMILNIKVTDFGLAVQKGGVGSENMLQATCGTPIYMAPEVINAHDYSQQCDIWSIGVIMYMLLCGEPPFMASSEERLFELIRKGELHFTDLVWHTISNAAKNVLNCLLKVDPAHRITANELLDNPWITGDTSTPARPSNVLEMMKQFRDDPDDTECGELETDLNGLSLKSPEDKPVGSPEVAEERTSSASSNGTLELGLEAETDSDKQKEDSYKFLIKWFSKKEWLDSKALLHSSFRWQVFPNIKHKANRTAG, from the exons ATGGTATTTGCAATTACCAGTATTGTTGTTGCTGAAGCCCTTTTTCTGAAGAACCATTGCAACTCACTGGCAGCAAAGCACATGAAG ATGCTGAAGGGAGAAGTTTCAGAAGCTGGCAAGAAAATGGCCTGCCAGTGGATTCGTTCAAACAGTGCAGAAAACAAGGTGCCACATACTAGGATGGAAGATGAAGCAGCTATCCAG CAAATCTACATATTTGCAAAGAAATTAGGTCAAGGCAGCTTTGGGGTAGTTTACGAGGCCACACATAAAGAAACTGGAAAGAAATGGGCAATTAAAAAAGTGAACAGAGAAAAG GCAGGGAGCTCTGCTGTAAAGTTGCTGGAACGGGAAGTCAGCATATTAAAGCGTGTTAACCAAGAGCATATAATACACTTAGAGGAAGTGTTTGAAACACCAAAG CGGATGTACCTGGTGACAGAACTATGTGAGGGCGGAGAACTGAAAGAAATTCTTCAGAGAAATAAACGTTTCACAGAGAATGAGACCAGGCACATAATTTGCAGTTTAGCAACAGCTATTGCATATCTACACAAAAAAG ACATTGTACACCGGGACCTAAAACTAGAGAACATCTTAGTTAAAAGTGATCATAGTAATCAAGGAAACGAGATGATCCTTAATATCaag gtGACAGATTTTGGTTTAGCAGTGCAGAAAGGTGGCGTTGGCAGTGAAAATATGCTTCAGGCAACTTGTGGAACACCCATTTACATGG CTCCAGAAGTCATCAACGCTCATGACTACAGTCAGCAGTGTGACATTTGGAGTATAGGGGTTATCATGTACATGTT ATTATGTGGCGAGCCCCCCTTTATGGCAAGTTCTGAAGAAAGACTTTTTGAGCTGATCAGAAAGGGAGAGCTGCACTTCACTGATCTAGTCTGGCACACCATTAGTAATGCTG caaaaaatgtgttaaattgtCTTTTGAAGGTGGATCCAGCACACCGCATTACAGCCAATGAGTTACTTGATAATCCTTGGATCACT ggTGACACATCCACACCAGCAAGGCCTTCAAATGTGTTGGAGATGATGAAGCAGTTTAGAGATGATCCAGATGACACAGAGTGTGGAGAGCTGGAAACTGATCTGAATGGCTTATCACTGAAGTCGCCCGAGGACAAACCCGTTGGGTCTCCGGAGGTGGCAGAGGAGAGGACAAGCTCAGCGAGCAGCAATGGCACCTTAGAGCTTGGTCTCGAAGCAGAGACAGACAGCG ATAAACAAAAAGAAGACTCTTACAAGTTCCTTATCAAATGGTTCAGTAAAAAAGAATGGCTCGACTCTAAAGCCCTGTTGCACT CCTCCTTTAGGTGGCAAGTCTTCCCCAATATCAAGCATAAAGCGAACAGGACAGCAGGATAA